In the genome of Doryrhamphus excisus isolate RoL2022-K1 chromosome 11, RoL_Dexc_1.0, whole genome shotgun sequence, one region contains:
- the slc8a2a gene encoding sodium/calcium exchanger 2a isoform X2, with amino-acid sequence MGPLPCHIPLLLLVLLLSNPCTSARPAVVERTSGPQHTEPTGNATGTGKRTCAGNVVCKPGILLPVWLPLDPPLGERAGRAVIYFLCLMYIFLGVSIIADRFMASIEVITSQVKEVTITQPSGETTVTSVRIWNETVSNLTLMALGSSAPEILLSVIEVCGHNFAAGDLGPGTIVGSAAFNMFVIISLCVWVIPDGESRKIKHLRVFFITSFWSIFAYIWLYLILAVISPGIVEVWEAMVTLLYFPVCVLLAWIADRRLLFYKYMHKRYRADKRHGIVVEMEGDLEPKFSDVIMDGKTSDGILCTAKPSSVTVSVQTGSDIDQNKDEVVRILKDLKDKHPDKNIDQLIEMANYSALVQQKKSRAFYRIQATRLLIGAGNLLRKHAAEHSRRAGAAGQEDDKLTCSHICFESGQYQCTENCGTLSLWVVLDGGTGQNTFYVDYCTENGSANAGADYEFSEGTLTFKPGDTRKEIKVNILDDDIFEEDEHFFVRLQNLRLEEGGDDGTGGSPKGRLVEPLVATVTILDDDHAGIFTFGQGVLRVSESTGTLTVTVVRNSGSRGTVSVPYHTEDGSAKAGVDYEETRGELEFTNEQTSQTLQVHIINVEEYEKQERFFIVLEEPKWLKRGLSALLLNQGCPTPEEEEARRISEMGKPILGEHSRIEIIIQESCEFKSTVDKLLKDTSLAVVIGSHTWREQFIEAVTVNAGDRDEGEEQPMPNCFDYFMHILCIFWKVVFACVPPTHYWNGWACFIVSISVIGFLTAIIGDLASHFGCTVGLRDTVTAVVFVALGTSLPDTFASKVAATQDQYADASVGNVTGSNAVNVFLGIGVAWSVAAIYWEAKGKVFHVDPGSLAFSVTLFTIFAFLTMGVLMLRRRPSIGGELGGPRIPKILTSLILLGLWFLYILFSSLEAYCHIQGF; translated from the exons ATGGGACCTCTTCCCTGTCAcatccccctcctcctcttggTCCTCCTCCTGTCCAACCCTTGTACCTCCGCCAGGCCCGCTGTTGTTGAACGAACATCTGGCCCTCAGCATACCGAGCCCACTGGTAACGCCACAGGCACGGGCAAGCGGACTTGTGCGGGGAATGTCGTGTGTAAACCGGGCATACTGTTGCCTGTGTGGTTGCCTCTGGATCCGCCTCTTGGGGAGCGAGCAGGGAGGGCTGTCATATACTTCCTGTGTCTTATGTACATCTTCCTGGGTGTGTCCATCATTGCAGACCGCTTTATGGCATCGATCGAAGTCATTACCTCTCAG GTTAAAGAGGTGACCATCACCCAACCCAGCGGAGAGACAACAGTAACCTCAGTCCGAATCTGGAACGAAACTGTCTCCAACCTCACGCTCATGGCACTGGGCTCTTCTGCTCCTGAAATCCTGCTTTCCGTCATTGAG GTGTGCGGCCATAACTTTGCAGCAGGGGATCTGGGCCCGGGTACCATTGTGGGCAGTGCCGCCTTCAATATGTTTGTAATTATCAGTTTATGCGTGTGGGTGATCCCCGATGGAGAGTCTCGTAAGATCAAGCACCTGCgagtattttttattacatcttTCTGGAGTATCTTTGCCTACATTTGGCTGTACCTCATACTTGCTGTGATATCACCTGGGATCGTAGAG GTGTGGGAAGCCATGGTGACGCTGCTTTACTTCCCAGTGTGCGTTTTACTGGCGTGGATTGCCGACCGCCGCTTGCTTTTCTACAAATATATGCATAAACGTTACCGTGCTGATAAACGACACGGTATTGTTGTGGAAATGGAGGGCGACCTTGAACCCAAATTTAGTGACGTTATCATGGATGGAAAGACCTCGGATGGCATTTTGTGCACTGCAAAGCCCTCAAGTGTGACAGTTTCtgtacaaacaggaagtgacattgacCAGAACAAGGATGAG GTGGTCCGTATCCTGAAAGACCTGAAGGATAAACACCCAGACAAAAACATTGACCAGCTTATTGAAATGGCCAATTATTCTGCGTTGGTTCAGCAGAAGAAAAGTCGAGCGTTTTACCGCATCCAGGCCACTCGTTTGTTAATCGGTGCTGGAAACTTACTGAGGAAACACGCCGCCGAACACTCACGGCGTGCTGGTGCTGCAGGTCAGGAAGACGACAAACTTACATGCTCTCACATTTGCTTTGAGAGTGGCCAGTATCAGTGCACAGAGAACTGTGGAACGTTGAGCCTCTGGGTGGTCCTTGATGGGGGGACCGGCCAGAACACTTTCTATGTGGATTACTGCACGGAAAACGGTTCTGCCAATGCCGGAGCTGACTATGAATTTAGTGAAGGCACCCTGACATTTAAGCCAGGGGATACTCGGAAAGAGATCAAG GTGAACATTTTGGATGACGACATTTTCGAAGAGGACGAGCATTTCTTTGTGCGTCTTCAGAATCTGAGGTTAGAAGAGGGTGGCGATGACGGGACAGGAGGTTCCCCCAAGGGCAGGCTGGTGGAGCCGCTGGTTGCCACTGTCACTATCTTGGACGATGACCATGCTGGCATCTTCACCTTTGGTCAGGGGGTTCTGCGGGTGAGTGAGAGTACAGGCACGCTGACGGTGACGGTGGTGAGGAACTCAGGTTCCAGGGGTACCGTTTCTGTACCGTATCACACAGAGGACGGCAGTGCTAAAGCTGGAGTGGACTACGAGGAGACCAGAGGCGAGCTGGAATTTACCAATGAACAGACCAG TCAGACATTACAAGTTCACATTATAAATGTGGAGGAGTATGAAAAACAAGAACGGTTCTTCATTGTGCTTGAGGAGCCTAAATGGCTGAAACGAGGACTCTCTG CATTACTGCTTAATCAGG GCTGTCCCACCCCTGAGGAGGAAGAGGCCAGGAGGATCTCTGAAATGGGCAAGCCCATTCTAGGAGAGCACAGCAGGATAGAGATCATTATCCAGGAGTCCTGTGAGTTTAAG AGCACTGTGGATAAACTCCTGAAGGACACAAGCCTGGCTGTGGTGATTGGCTCCCATACATGGAGGGAGCAGTTCATCGAAGCAGTGACAGTCAATGCAG GCGATCGAGACGAGGGAGAAGAGCAGCCAATGCCAAACTGCTTTGACTATTTTATgcacattttgtgcattttttggaAAGTTGTGTTCGCTTGTGTCCCTCCAACTCATTACTGGAATGGGTGGGCATGCTTCATAGTGTCGATTTCCGTCATCGGCTTCTTAACAGCCATTATTGGAGACCTTGCTTCCCATTTCGGCTGCACAGTCGGGCTAAGAGACACTGTAACGGCAGTGGTGTTTGTGGCCCTGGGGACTTCACTTCCTG ATACCTTTGCGAGTAAAGTGGCTGCAACCCAGGACCAATATGCAGATGCATCCGTGGGGAATGTGACTGGAAGCAATGCAGTTAATGTGTTCCTGGGAATTGGTGTAGCTTGGTCTGTGGCCGCCATTTATTGGGAAGCCAAAGGTAAGGTTTTCCACGTGGACCCTGGTTCACTGGCTTTCTCTGTCACACTCTTCACCATATTTGCCTTCCTCACAATGGGAGTGTTGATGCTACGCCGGAGGCCTTCCATAGGTGGCGAACTGGGGGGGCCACGGATCCCAAAAATCCTGACGTCACTGATTTTGCTTGGACTGTGGTTCCTTTACATTCTTTTCTCTAGCTTGGAGGCCTACTGCCATATTCAAGGCTTCTGA
- the slc8a2a gene encoding sodium/calcium exchanger 2a isoform X1, with translation MGPLPCHIPLLLLVLLLSNPCTSARPAVVERTSGPQHTEPTGNATGTGKRTCAGNVVCKPGILLPVWLPLDPPLGERAGRAVIYFLCLMYIFLGVSIIADRFMASIEVITSQVKEVTITQPSGETTVTSVRIWNETVSNLTLMALGSSAPEILLSVIEVCGHNFAAGDLGPGTIVGSAAFNMFVIISLCVWVIPDGESRKIKHLRVFFITSFWSIFAYIWLYLILAVISPGIVEVWEAMVTLLYFPVCVLLAWIADRRLLFYKYMHKRYRADKRHGIVVEMEGDLEPKFSDVIMDGKTSDGILCTAKPSSVTVSVQTGSDIDQNKDEVVRILKDLKDKHPDKNIDQLIEMANYSALVQQKKSRAFYRIQATRLLIGAGNLLRKHAAEHSRRAGAAGQEDDKLTCSHICFESGQYQCTENCGTLSLWVVLDGGTGQNTFYVDYCTENGSANAGADYEFSEGTLTFKPGDTRKEIKVNILDDDIFEEDEHFFVRLQNLRLEEGGDDGTGGSPKGRLVEPLVATVTILDDDHAGIFTFGQGVLRVSESTGTLTVTVVRNSGSRGTVSVPYHTEDGSAKAGVDYEETRGELEFTNEQTSQTLQVHIINVEEYEKQERFFIVLEEPKWLKRGLSALLLNQGCPTPEEEEARRISEMGKPILGEHSRIEIIIQESCEFKTANGVLDQSTVDKLLKDTSLAVVIGSHTWREQFIEAVTVNAGDRDEGEEQPMPNCFDYFMHILCIFWKVVFACVPPTHYWNGWACFIVSISVIGFLTAIIGDLASHFGCTVGLRDTVTAVVFVALGTSLPDTFASKVAATQDQYADASVGNVTGSNAVNVFLGIGVAWSVAAIYWEAKGKVFHVDPGSLAFSVTLFTIFAFLTMGVLMLRRRPSIGGELGGPRIPKILTSLILLGLWFLYILFSSLEAYCHIQGF, from the exons ATGGGACCTCTTCCCTGTCAcatccccctcctcctcttggTCCTCCTCCTGTCCAACCCTTGTACCTCCGCCAGGCCCGCTGTTGTTGAACGAACATCTGGCCCTCAGCATACCGAGCCCACTGGTAACGCCACAGGCACGGGCAAGCGGACTTGTGCGGGGAATGTCGTGTGTAAACCGGGCATACTGTTGCCTGTGTGGTTGCCTCTGGATCCGCCTCTTGGGGAGCGAGCAGGGAGGGCTGTCATATACTTCCTGTGTCTTATGTACATCTTCCTGGGTGTGTCCATCATTGCAGACCGCTTTATGGCATCGATCGAAGTCATTACCTCTCAG GTTAAAGAGGTGACCATCACCCAACCCAGCGGAGAGACAACAGTAACCTCAGTCCGAATCTGGAACGAAACTGTCTCCAACCTCACGCTCATGGCACTGGGCTCTTCTGCTCCTGAAATCCTGCTTTCCGTCATTGAG GTGTGCGGCCATAACTTTGCAGCAGGGGATCTGGGCCCGGGTACCATTGTGGGCAGTGCCGCCTTCAATATGTTTGTAATTATCAGTTTATGCGTGTGGGTGATCCCCGATGGAGAGTCTCGTAAGATCAAGCACCTGCgagtattttttattacatcttTCTGGAGTATCTTTGCCTACATTTGGCTGTACCTCATACTTGCTGTGATATCACCTGGGATCGTAGAG GTGTGGGAAGCCATGGTGACGCTGCTTTACTTCCCAGTGTGCGTTTTACTGGCGTGGATTGCCGACCGCCGCTTGCTTTTCTACAAATATATGCATAAACGTTACCGTGCTGATAAACGACACGGTATTGTTGTGGAAATGGAGGGCGACCTTGAACCCAAATTTAGTGACGTTATCATGGATGGAAAGACCTCGGATGGCATTTTGTGCACTGCAAAGCCCTCAAGTGTGACAGTTTCtgtacaaacaggaagtgacattgacCAGAACAAGGATGAG GTGGTCCGTATCCTGAAAGACCTGAAGGATAAACACCCAGACAAAAACATTGACCAGCTTATTGAAATGGCCAATTATTCTGCGTTGGTTCAGCAGAAGAAAAGTCGAGCGTTTTACCGCATCCAGGCCACTCGTTTGTTAATCGGTGCTGGAAACTTACTGAGGAAACACGCCGCCGAACACTCACGGCGTGCTGGTGCTGCAGGTCAGGAAGACGACAAACTTACATGCTCTCACATTTGCTTTGAGAGTGGCCAGTATCAGTGCACAGAGAACTGTGGAACGTTGAGCCTCTGGGTGGTCCTTGATGGGGGGACCGGCCAGAACACTTTCTATGTGGATTACTGCACGGAAAACGGTTCTGCCAATGCCGGAGCTGACTATGAATTTAGTGAAGGCACCCTGACATTTAAGCCAGGGGATACTCGGAAAGAGATCAAG GTGAACATTTTGGATGACGACATTTTCGAAGAGGACGAGCATTTCTTTGTGCGTCTTCAGAATCTGAGGTTAGAAGAGGGTGGCGATGACGGGACAGGAGGTTCCCCCAAGGGCAGGCTGGTGGAGCCGCTGGTTGCCACTGTCACTATCTTGGACGATGACCATGCTGGCATCTTCACCTTTGGTCAGGGGGTTCTGCGGGTGAGTGAGAGTACAGGCACGCTGACGGTGACGGTGGTGAGGAACTCAGGTTCCAGGGGTACCGTTTCTGTACCGTATCACACAGAGGACGGCAGTGCTAAAGCTGGAGTGGACTACGAGGAGACCAGAGGCGAGCTGGAATTTACCAATGAACAGACCAG TCAGACATTACAAGTTCACATTATAAATGTGGAGGAGTATGAAAAACAAGAACGGTTCTTCATTGTGCTTGAGGAGCCTAAATGGCTGAAACGAGGACTCTCTG CATTACTGCTTAATCAGG GCTGTCCCACCCCTGAGGAGGAAGAGGCCAGGAGGATCTCTGAAATGGGCAAGCCCATTCTAGGAGAGCACAGCAGGATAGAGATCATTATCCAGGAGTCCTGTGAGTTTAAG ACTGCCAATGGAGTGCTCGATCAG AGCACTGTGGATAAACTCCTGAAGGACACAAGCCTGGCTGTGGTGATTGGCTCCCATACATGGAGGGAGCAGTTCATCGAAGCAGTGACAGTCAATGCAG GCGATCGAGACGAGGGAGAAGAGCAGCCAATGCCAAACTGCTTTGACTATTTTATgcacattttgtgcattttttggaAAGTTGTGTTCGCTTGTGTCCCTCCAACTCATTACTGGAATGGGTGGGCATGCTTCATAGTGTCGATTTCCGTCATCGGCTTCTTAACAGCCATTATTGGAGACCTTGCTTCCCATTTCGGCTGCACAGTCGGGCTAAGAGACACTGTAACGGCAGTGGTGTTTGTGGCCCTGGGGACTTCACTTCCTG ATACCTTTGCGAGTAAAGTGGCTGCAACCCAGGACCAATATGCAGATGCATCCGTGGGGAATGTGACTGGAAGCAATGCAGTTAATGTGTTCCTGGGAATTGGTGTAGCTTGGTCTGTGGCCGCCATTTATTGGGAAGCCAAAGGTAAGGTTTTCCACGTGGACCCTGGTTCACTGGCTTTCTCTGTCACACTCTTCACCATATTTGCCTTCCTCACAATGGGAGTGTTGATGCTACGCCGGAGGCCTTCCATAGGTGGCGAACTGGGGGGGCCACGGATCCCAAAAATCCTGACGTCACTGATTTTGCTTGGACTGTGGTTCCTTTACATTCTTTTCTCTAGCTTGGAGGCCTACTGCCATATTCAAGGCTTCTGA
- the slc8a2a gene encoding sodium/calcium exchanger 2a isoform X3, with product MGPLPCHIPLLLLVLLLSNPCTSARPAVVERTSGPQHTEPTGNATGTGKRTCAGNVVCKPGILLPVWLPLDPPLGERAGRAVIYFLCLMYIFLGVSIIADRFMASIEVITSQVKEVTITQPSGETTVTSVRIWNETVSNLTLMALGSSAPEILLSVIEVCGHNFAAGDLGPGTIVGSAAFNMFVIISLCVWVIPDGESRKIKHLRVFFITSFWSIFAYIWLYLILAVISPGIVEVWEAMVTLLYFPVCVLLAWIADRRLLFYKYMHKRYRADKRHGIVVEMEGDLEPKFSDVIMDGKTSDGILCTAKPSSVTVSVQTGSDIDQNKDEVVRILKDLKDKHPDKNIDQLIEMANYSALVQQKKSRAFYRIQATRLLIGAGNLLRKHAAEHSRRAGAAGQEDDKLTCSHICFESGQYQCTENCGTLSLWVVLDGGTGQNTFYVDYCTENGSANAGADYEFSEGTLTFKPGDTRKEIKVNILDDDIFEEDEHFFVRLQNLRLEEGGDDGTGGSPKGRLVEPLVATVTILDDDHAGIFTFGQGVLRVSESTGTLTVTVVRNSGSRGTVSVPYHTEDGSAKAGVDYEETRGELEFTNEQTSQTLQVHIINVEEYEKQERFFIVLEEPKWLKRGLSGCPTPEEEEARRISEMGKPILGEHSRIEIIIQESCEFKSTVDKLLKDTSLAVVIGSHTWREQFIEAVTVNAGDRDEGEEQPMPNCFDYFMHILCIFWKVVFACVPPTHYWNGWACFIVSISVIGFLTAIIGDLASHFGCTVGLRDTVTAVVFVALGTSLPDTFASKVAATQDQYADASVGNVTGSNAVNVFLGIGVAWSVAAIYWEAKGKVFHVDPGSLAFSVTLFTIFAFLTMGVLMLRRRPSIGGELGGPRIPKILTSLILLGLWFLYILFSSLEAYCHIQGF from the exons ATGGGACCTCTTCCCTGTCAcatccccctcctcctcttggTCCTCCTCCTGTCCAACCCTTGTACCTCCGCCAGGCCCGCTGTTGTTGAACGAACATCTGGCCCTCAGCATACCGAGCCCACTGGTAACGCCACAGGCACGGGCAAGCGGACTTGTGCGGGGAATGTCGTGTGTAAACCGGGCATACTGTTGCCTGTGTGGTTGCCTCTGGATCCGCCTCTTGGGGAGCGAGCAGGGAGGGCTGTCATATACTTCCTGTGTCTTATGTACATCTTCCTGGGTGTGTCCATCATTGCAGACCGCTTTATGGCATCGATCGAAGTCATTACCTCTCAG GTTAAAGAGGTGACCATCACCCAACCCAGCGGAGAGACAACAGTAACCTCAGTCCGAATCTGGAACGAAACTGTCTCCAACCTCACGCTCATGGCACTGGGCTCTTCTGCTCCTGAAATCCTGCTTTCCGTCATTGAG GTGTGCGGCCATAACTTTGCAGCAGGGGATCTGGGCCCGGGTACCATTGTGGGCAGTGCCGCCTTCAATATGTTTGTAATTATCAGTTTATGCGTGTGGGTGATCCCCGATGGAGAGTCTCGTAAGATCAAGCACCTGCgagtattttttattacatcttTCTGGAGTATCTTTGCCTACATTTGGCTGTACCTCATACTTGCTGTGATATCACCTGGGATCGTAGAG GTGTGGGAAGCCATGGTGACGCTGCTTTACTTCCCAGTGTGCGTTTTACTGGCGTGGATTGCCGACCGCCGCTTGCTTTTCTACAAATATATGCATAAACGTTACCGTGCTGATAAACGACACGGTATTGTTGTGGAAATGGAGGGCGACCTTGAACCCAAATTTAGTGACGTTATCATGGATGGAAAGACCTCGGATGGCATTTTGTGCACTGCAAAGCCCTCAAGTGTGACAGTTTCtgtacaaacaggaagtgacattgacCAGAACAAGGATGAG GTGGTCCGTATCCTGAAAGACCTGAAGGATAAACACCCAGACAAAAACATTGACCAGCTTATTGAAATGGCCAATTATTCTGCGTTGGTTCAGCAGAAGAAAAGTCGAGCGTTTTACCGCATCCAGGCCACTCGTTTGTTAATCGGTGCTGGAAACTTACTGAGGAAACACGCCGCCGAACACTCACGGCGTGCTGGTGCTGCAGGTCAGGAAGACGACAAACTTACATGCTCTCACATTTGCTTTGAGAGTGGCCAGTATCAGTGCACAGAGAACTGTGGAACGTTGAGCCTCTGGGTGGTCCTTGATGGGGGGACCGGCCAGAACACTTTCTATGTGGATTACTGCACGGAAAACGGTTCTGCCAATGCCGGAGCTGACTATGAATTTAGTGAAGGCACCCTGACATTTAAGCCAGGGGATACTCGGAAAGAGATCAAG GTGAACATTTTGGATGACGACATTTTCGAAGAGGACGAGCATTTCTTTGTGCGTCTTCAGAATCTGAGGTTAGAAGAGGGTGGCGATGACGGGACAGGAGGTTCCCCCAAGGGCAGGCTGGTGGAGCCGCTGGTTGCCACTGTCACTATCTTGGACGATGACCATGCTGGCATCTTCACCTTTGGTCAGGGGGTTCTGCGGGTGAGTGAGAGTACAGGCACGCTGACGGTGACGGTGGTGAGGAACTCAGGTTCCAGGGGTACCGTTTCTGTACCGTATCACACAGAGGACGGCAGTGCTAAAGCTGGAGTGGACTACGAGGAGACCAGAGGCGAGCTGGAATTTACCAATGAACAGACCAG TCAGACATTACAAGTTCACATTATAAATGTGGAGGAGTATGAAAAACAAGAACGGTTCTTCATTGTGCTTGAGGAGCCTAAATGGCTGAAACGAGGACTCTCTG GCTGTCCCACCCCTGAGGAGGAAGAGGCCAGGAGGATCTCTGAAATGGGCAAGCCCATTCTAGGAGAGCACAGCAGGATAGAGATCATTATCCAGGAGTCCTGTGAGTTTAAG AGCACTGTGGATAAACTCCTGAAGGACACAAGCCTGGCTGTGGTGATTGGCTCCCATACATGGAGGGAGCAGTTCATCGAAGCAGTGACAGTCAATGCAG GCGATCGAGACGAGGGAGAAGAGCAGCCAATGCCAAACTGCTTTGACTATTTTATgcacattttgtgcattttttggaAAGTTGTGTTCGCTTGTGTCCCTCCAACTCATTACTGGAATGGGTGGGCATGCTTCATAGTGTCGATTTCCGTCATCGGCTTCTTAACAGCCATTATTGGAGACCTTGCTTCCCATTTCGGCTGCACAGTCGGGCTAAGAGACACTGTAACGGCAGTGGTGTTTGTGGCCCTGGGGACTTCACTTCCTG ATACCTTTGCGAGTAAAGTGGCTGCAACCCAGGACCAATATGCAGATGCATCCGTGGGGAATGTGACTGGAAGCAATGCAGTTAATGTGTTCCTGGGAATTGGTGTAGCTTGGTCTGTGGCCGCCATTTATTGGGAAGCCAAAGGTAAGGTTTTCCACGTGGACCCTGGTTCACTGGCTTTCTCTGTCACACTCTTCACCATATTTGCCTTCCTCACAATGGGAGTGTTGATGCTACGCCGGAGGCCTTCCATAGGTGGCGAACTGGGGGGGCCACGGATCCCAAAAATCCTGACGTCACTGATTTTGCTTGGACTGTGGTTCCTTTACATTCTTTTCTCTAGCTTGGAGGCCTACTGCCATATTCAAGGCTTCTGA